In Tenebrio molitor chromosome 6, icTenMoli1.1, whole genome shotgun sequence, one genomic interval encodes:
- the LOC138132973 gene encoding metallo-beta-lactamase domain-containing protein 1, whose amino-acid sequence MEGEKNPQIIILFDGYSKDEESSMLANCTCTLIKGPPNIIIDTMTAWDGNRIKEALSHNGINCNDINFVICSHGHSDHIGCNYLFPKATHIVGFCVSFENRFYAINFKSGEEYIISDKIRVIPTPGHTLQDVSVIVDTGNSVIAITGDLFENEEDLSDDNIWKSAGSDSEHLQIINRKKILEIADYIVPGHGPMFKVQK is encoded by the coding sequence ATGGAGGGCGAGAAAAATCcgcaaattattattctttttgaCGGTTACTCAAAAGATGAAGAATCCAGCATGTTAGCTAATTGCACTTGCACATTAATAAAAGGACCGCCAAATATTATAATTGATACTATGACAGCATGGGATGGGAACAGAATTAAAGAAGCGTTATCGCATAATGGCATCAACTGCAATGATATTAACTTTGTAATATGCAGTCATGGTCATTCTGACCACATAGGGTGCAATTATTTATTCCCAAAGGCAACCCATATTGTAGGTTTTTGCGTTTCATTTGAAAATAGATTTTacgcaattaattttaaatcagGAGAAGAATATATAATAAGTGATAAAATAAGAGTAATTCCCACTCCCGGTCATACTTTACAAGATGTTTCTGTAATTGTTGATACTGGTAACAGTGTAATCGCAATTACTGGGGATTTGTTTGAAAACGAAGAAGACTTGAGTGATGACAACATATGGAAATCTGCTGGAAGTGATTCTGAGCATTTACAAATCATAAACAGGAAAAAGATTTTAGAAATTGCAGATTACATTGTTCCAGGTCATGGACCCATGTTCAAAGTACAAAAATAG